Proteins from a single region of Aminivibrio sp.:
- a CDS encoding aldehyde ferredoxin oxidoreductase family protein, which produces MHGYWGKLLRVDLTNRVCRVDDIPEETFDLLLGGSALGAKILLEETPAKVDPLSPENKLIFAVGPFQGVKFPGNGKWSVITKGPLTGTFLESAGTGHWAPFFKQCGFDAVVFEGRADRPVYVFIKDDGAEIRDAAFLWGKDTIETGELIKEDLGDRRINALNIGPAGEMMHPIACISCDGHSFAGRGGAGAVMGSKNLKAVAAWGTKEVPVHDPEKAAEFAKETFTLLYGQGEQFRAHGTPRVIVPLEGIGDTPIRYWRGDENKRGAALLGAPRYTEYLNVKPLHCINCPIGCHRHIRFEFPDGAVLEGNGPEYETIAMMGSNLLVEDLGAVAKANDRANRLGIDTISCGAWIGFLMECWEYGWITPRDTGGLSLKWGDPDVLLAMVEQIGTLTGMGEWFREGIRGAARHIGREAEKITVEVKNMDYPAHDPRAVYALGVNYAVGTRGACHERGNPQTSALGGYFPELGQDGPYDRQTPEFAARTAVIHQDVSVLMNCMTICQFMMGGGGLTLTEIRTAYRYLTGKDVPVEELVKFGERAWQLQRIINVRDGLDRKDDTLPMKMTVPAMVGPRAGKTPTPHDKILDDYYELRGWDRNGVPSRERLEALGLGRFAAFLP; this is translated from the coding sequence ATGCACGGCTATTGGGGAAAACTGCTTCGGGTGGACCTGACGAACAGGGTCTGCAGGGTCGACGATATTCCGGAGGAGACCTTCGACCTTCTTCTCGGGGGCTCGGCCCTCGGCGCGAAGATTCTTCTCGAGGAAACTCCGGCGAAAGTGGACCCCCTCTCTCCGGAGAACAAGCTTATCTTTGCCGTGGGGCCCTTCCAGGGAGTGAAATTCCCAGGCAACGGCAAATGGAGCGTGATCACCAAGGGACCTCTCACCGGGACCTTCCTCGAGTCGGCGGGCACGGGCCACTGGGCTCCCTTCTTCAAGCAGTGCGGATTTGACGCCGTGGTGTTCGAGGGAAGAGCGGACAGACCGGTCTACGTGTTCATCAAGGACGACGGCGCCGAGATCCGGGACGCCGCGTTCCTGTGGGGGAAGGACACCATTGAAACGGGAGAGCTCATAAAAGAAGACCTTGGCGACAGGCGGATCAACGCCCTGAACATCGGCCCCGCTGGGGAGATGATGCACCCCATAGCCTGCATTTCCTGCGACGGGCACAGCTTTGCCGGGCGCGGAGGAGCGGGCGCCGTCATGGGCTCGAAGAACCTGAAGGCCGTGGCGGCCTGGGGAACGAAGGAGGTTCCCGTGCATGACCCGGAGAAGGCTGCGGAGTTCGCGAAGGAAACGTTCACTCTGCTCTACGGGCAGGGGGAGCAGTTCCGGGCCCATGGAACACCCCGGGTCATCGTTCCCCTCGAAGGGATCGGCGATACCCCCATCAGGTACTGGAGGGGGGACGAGAACAAGAGGGGGGCAGCCCTCCTCGGCGCTCCCCGGTACACGGAGTACCTGAACGTGAAGCCCCTCCACTGTATCAACTGCCCCATAGGATGTCACCGCCACATCCGGTTTGAATTTCCGGACGGGGCGGTGCTGGAAGGGAACGGTCCCGAGTACGAGACCATCGCCATGATGGGGAGCAATCTCCTGGTGGAGGACCTGGGGGCCGTGGCGAAGGCCAACGATCGAGCCAACCGCCTGGGGATAGACACCATCTCCTGCGGCGCCTGGATCGGCTTTCTCATGGAGTGCTGGGAGTACGGCTGGATCACCCCCCGGGACACCGGCGGTCTGTCCCTGAAATGGGGCGACCCGGACGTCCTGCTCGCCATGGTGGAACAAATAGGGACGCTGACCGGCATGGGCGAATGGTTCCGGGAAGGGATCCGGGGCGCGGCCCGGCATATCGGCAGGGAAGCGGAAAAGATCACCGTAGAAGTGAAGAACATGGATTACCCCGCCCACGACCCCCGGGCGGTGTACGCCCTCGGGGTGAACTACGCCGTGGGTACTAGGGGCGCCTGCCACGAACGGGGGAACCCTCAGACCAGCGCCCTCGGGGGATATTTTCCCGAACTGGGGCAGGATGGTCCCTACGACAGGCAGACACCGGAGTTCGCGGCCAGGACGGCGGTGATCCACCAAGACGTGAGCGTCCTGATGAACTGCATGACCATCTGCCAGTTCATGATGGGCGGCGGCGGCCTGACCCTGACGGAGATCCGGACGGCCTACAGGTACTTGACGGGGAAGGACGTCCCGGTGGAGGAGCTGGTGAAGTTCGGCGAGAGGGCGTGGCAGCTCCAGAGAATCATCAACGTGCGGGACGGCCTGGACAGGAAGGACGACACACTGCCCATGAAGATGACCGTTCCCGCCATGGTGGGGCCCCGGGCGGGCAAGACGCCCACACCCCATGACAAAATTCTCGACGACTACTACGAGCTTCGGGGATGGGACAGGAACGGCGTTCCCTCAAGGGAGCGCCTGGAAGCCCTGGGACTCGGCCGGTTCGCGGCCTTCCTTCCTTGA
- a CDS encoding DUF819 family protein codes for MSPFFFCFDGGADSLEMKYKDSTFFKYVPTPVVLYVMCMVFATFDLWQRTDIVNAAYKVVRGNLIPAMIFVMLLRCDIRKILKLGPGRCPQWVISLLLAGVNSPYARRHSLCLKNLRI; via the coding sequence ATGTCGCCTTTCTTTTTCTGTTTTGACGGGGGTGCGGATTCCCTGGAGATGAAGTACAAGGACAGCACGTTCTTCAAGTATGTTCCCACGCCGGTTGTTCTGTACGTCATGTGCATGGTTTTCGCCACCTTCGACCTGTGGCAGAGGACTGACATCGTCAACGCCGCCTACAAGGTGGTGCGGGGCAATCTCATTCCCGCCATGATCTTCGTCATGCTGCTGCGATGCGATATCCGGAAGATCCTCAAACTCGGCCCCGGGCGCTGCCCTCAGTGGGTTATCTCTTTGCTTCTGGCGGGGGTGAATTCACCTTATGCTCGGCGACACTCCCTCTGCCTGAAAAATTTGCGGATTTAG
- a CDS encoding MoaD/ThiS family protein: protein MAVTIRLLGLFRQYGPPEPWEVPAGERSIGELLSELEEKAHAGYIPIVNGERKSKTYIPADGDEIKIMPLVTGG, encoded by the coding sequence ATGGCTGTGACGATCCGTCTTCTCGGCCTGTTCAGGCAGTACGGACCGCCTGAACCCTGGGAAGTCCCGGCCGGAGAGCGATCCATCGGCGAACTGCTCTCGGAATTGGAGGAAAAGGCCCACGCGGGCTACATCCCCATAGTGAACGGCGAACGGAAGAGCAAGACCTATATTCCCGCCGACGGCGACGAGATAAAGATCATGCCCTTGGTTACGGGGGGGTAA